Proteins co-encoded in one Hyla sarda isolate aHylSar1 chromosome 4, aHylSar1.hap1, whole genome shotgun sequence genomic window:
- the LOC130368637 gene encoding olfactory receptor 6N1-like → MNQTVSGFVILGFSSLGSLRHPIFVIFLFLYFLIITGNVTIALIIWAEPRLHTPMYIFAGMLSFLDICYTAVTIPQILVIFWIGRVYISFSGCLLQMYFFHSLGITENYLLTVMAYDRYIAICNPLRYSTLMTSGCCRHLVFACWLCGFMSPVTKLILVTLLPFCGSNEIRHLFCDLSPLLHLACADTYINVITDFVINSCIIILTTAFIALTYMKIIFTIITMNSAEGRKKAFSTCAAHITVVLIFFGSVTFMYVRPQKVYAPEYDQLVTINYTILTPLLNPAVYGLRNKEIKKAVKKYLQHRGTRFR, encoded by the coding sequence ATGAATCAAACAGTTTCTGGCTTTGTTATATTGGGATTTTCAAGCTTGGGATCATTGCGTCATCCTATATttgtcatttttctttttctttatttcttaatAATTACAGGCAATGTAACCATAGCTCTTATTATCTGGGCTGAGCCCCGTCTGCATACACCCATGTATATCTTTGCAGGAATGTTGTCTTTTCTAGATATTTGTTACACTGCAGTTACTATTCCGCAGATTTTGGTCATCTTTTGGATTGGAAGAGTCTATATTTCTTTCAGTGGCTGCTTACTTCAGATGTATTTTTTCCATTCTCTTGGAATAACGGAAAATTATCTTTTGACTGTTATGGCCTATGACCGCTACATTGCCATATGTAACCCCCTGAGATACTCTACTCTCATGACTTCTGGATGTTGCAGGCATCTTGTATTTGCTTGCTGGTTGTGTGGCTTTATGAGTCCAGTGACTAAATTAATTCTAGTAACTTTATTACCATTTTGTGGCTCTAATGAAATTCGCCATCTCTTCTGTGACTTGTCTCCTCTTCTACACCTTGCTTGTGCAGACACTTATATCAATGTTATTACTGACTTTGTCATCAActcttgtattattattttaacaACTGCGTTCATTGCCTTGACGTACATGAAAATCATCTTTACAATAATCACAATGAACAGCGCAGAAGGACGCAAAAAGGCATTTTCCACATGTGCAGCTCATATCACTGTTGTGCTgatattttttggtagtgtaacCTTTATGTATGTAAGACCACAGAAAGTATATGCACCTGAATATGACCAACTGGTAACGATTAACTACACCATTTTGACTCCATTGTTAAATCCTGCAGTATATGGTCTTAGAAATAAAGAGATAAAGAAGGCAGTTAAGAAATATCTTCAGCACAGAGGTACTAGATTTAGATGA